The following are encoded together in the Poseidonibacter lekithochrous genome:
- a CDS encoding EI24 domain-containing protein — protein sequence MNEIEIFGKSIKDFFTSSMLRIALIPLIVTMIVIYILFFTAADFGISSLQEIAQASQNGEEIIIDENAPFYFVWLTYLIVFLFKYSFTASLAGFLLYTIGSIVVLQASVLLTLVVIGFLTPMILARVHRRHYSHLTLHGHGNLMSPLWVLLKSSLIMIILFVVLIPVYFIPVLNIIAFSFPIYYFFHKLLNYDVASTLLSKEEFHTIYKKESTAFRLRTLFLYFISMIPFITLFTAVFYIIYLGHAYLTKLDEMYKLDIPNSNLNEEKDNSQANEDKPKALENQKLLEDK from the coding sequence GTGAACGAAATAGAAATTTTTGGTAAAAGTATAAAAGACTTCTTTACTTCAAGTATGTTAAGAATTGCATTAATACCTTTGATTGTAACAATGATAGTAATTTATATTCTATTTTTTACAGCTGCTGATTTTGGTATCTCTTCATTACAAGAGATTGCCCAAGCTTCTCAAAATGGAGAAGAAATCATTATAGATGAAAATGCACCTTTTTATTTTGTGTGGCTTACGTATTTGATTGTATTTTTATTCAAGTACTCTTTTACAGCATCTTTGGCTGGTTTCTTATTATATACAATTGGAAGTATTGTTGTATTACAAGCTTCTGTTTTATTAACACTTGTAGTTATTGGGTTTTTAACTCCAATGATTTTAGCTCGAGTTCATAGGCGACACTATAGTCATCTTACACTTCATGGTCATGGGAATTTAATGTCACCTTTATGGGTACTGTTAAAGAGTTCACTTATTATGATTATCTTATTTGTAGTTTTAATTCCAGTGTATTTTATACCTGTATTAAATATTATTGCTTTTTCTTTCCCTATATATTACTTTTTTCATAAGTTATTGAATTATGATGTAGCTTCTACATTATTAAGTAAAGAAGAGTTTCATACTATATACAAAAAAGAATCAACTGCGTTTAGATTAAGAACTCTGTTTTTATATTTTATATCTATGATTCCATTTATTACTTTGTTTACTGCTGTATTTTATATTATATATTTAGGTCATGCGTATTTAACAAAACTAGATGAAATGTATAAATTGGATATTCCAAACTCTAATTTGAATGAAGAGAAAGATAATAGTCAAGCAAATGAAGATAAGCCAAAGGCTTTAGAAAATCAGAAGTTATTAGAAGATAAGTAA
- a CDS encoding radical SAM/SPASM domain-containing protein, with amino-acid sequence MKKFRKVHIEITNICNLKCTFCPPKTKPTGIMSLEHFDSINEQLKPFTKELAYHIVGDPLVLTNLNDYLDISAKHDLKVNITTTANNINEKHYKALSNQTIKQINFSINSYNANSHKKSLEEYLNPILDFISYAQSLKHEYFINLRIWNLDEDKSAKEFNQKVFDRVNSVFGSDIDIEDVYSTRPKNIRVARKLFFNFDEYFNWPSLENDFVSDKGFCYGLDSHFGILTSGDVVPCCLDQNACINLGNTNTSQISDILNSSRVKAIQNGFRKGQVIEELCQKCEYRTRFDK; translated from the coding sequence ATTAAAAAGTTTAGAAAAGTACATATTGAAATAACTAATATATGTAATTTAAAATGTACATTTTGTCCACCTAAAACAAAACCAACAGGAATTATGTCATTAGAGCATTTCGATTCTATTAATGAACAATTAAAACCTTTTACAAAAGAGTTGGCTTATCATATAGTTGGTGACCCTTTAGTTCTTACAAATCTAAATGATTATCTAGATATTTCAGCTAAACATGATTTGAAAGTAAATATTACGACAACAGCAAATAATATAAATGAAAAACACTATAAAGCTTTAAGTAATCAAACAATAAAACAGATAAATTTTTCTATTAATTCTTATAATGCAAACTCTCATAAAAAATCACTTGAAGAGTATTTAAATCCTATTTTGGATTTTATTTCATATGCTCAGAGTTTAAAACATGAATATTTTATAAACTTGAGAATTTGGAATCTAGATGAAGACAAAAGTGCAAAAGAGTTCAATCAAAAAGTATTTGATAGAGTGAATTCTGTATTTGGTTCAGATATTGATATTGAAGATGTATATTCAACGAGACCAAAAAATATTAGAGTTGCTAGAAAACTATTTTTTAATTTTGATGAGTATTTTAACTGGCCTAGTTTAGAGAATGATTTTGTCTCTGACAAAGGTTTTTGTTATGGTTTAGATTCTCACTTTGGAATATTAACATCAGGAGATGTAGTTCCTTGTTGTTTAGACCAAAATGCCTGTATTAATCTTGGAAATACAAATACTTCACAAATAAGTGATATTTTAAATTCATCAAGAGTAAAAGCTATTCAAAATGGATTTAGAAAAGGGCAGGTTATTGAAGAACTTTGTCAGAAATGTGAATATAGAACAAGATTCGATAAATAA
- a CDS encoding DsrE family protein, giving the protein MKNMGKLFLLSLLFFSFTTLNAKEINDKVALNGIKTAKSVFLIDFTNAAKTAFYLRVIEGTHKGFVNQGVKPKMVLVFIGETVKYLSTKQDEAFEMENEEHLMSIQESIKNISKLGVRMEVCAVATKVFNVDNNTIPKEMDIVADGFISLIGWQTQDHKLVPIF; this is encoded by the coding sequence ATGAAAAATATGGGCAAACTTTTTTTATTATCACTTTTATTCTTTTCTTTTACAACACTAAATGCAAAAGAAATCAATGATAAAGTAGCTTTAAATGGAATCAAAACAGCAAAAAGTGTATTTTTAATAGACTTTACAAATGCAGCTAAAACAGCTTTTTATTTAAGAGTAATAGAAGGGACACACAAAGGTTTTGTAAATCAAGGTGTTAAACCTAAAATGGTTTTAGTATTCATAGGTGAAACAGTTAAATACCTAAGTACAAAACAAGATGAAGCTTTTGAAATGGAAAATGAAGAGCATTTAATGTCAATTCAAGAATCAATAAAAAACATCTCAAAATTAGGTGTTAGAATGGAAGTATGTGCAGTAGCAACAAAAGTGTTCAATGTGGATAATAATACTATTCCAAAAGAGATGGACATAGTAGCGGATGGTTTTATTTCATTAATTGGTTGGCAAACTCAAGATCATAAACTAGTGCCAATATTCTAA
- a CDS encoding NUDIX domain-containing protein translates to MIKTPHLSVDGIIKLYDNEENFRGIILIERLNKPFGLAIPGGFVDIGESVEHALVREMKEETSLDVEIQSLQNVYSNPNRDPRFHTASVVYVCKAYGEPKACDDAKEIFIYDLESLPLDKLVFDHKDIIEDFLKDL, encoded by the coding sequence ATGATAAAAACACCACATCTTAGTGTAGATGGTATTATTAAACTATATGATAATGAAGAAAATTTTAGAGGTATTATTCTAATTGAGAGATTAAATAAACCTTTTGGTTTAGCAATACCTGGTGGTTTTGTTGATATTGGAGAGTCTGTTGAACATGCTTTAGTTCGTGAAATGAAAGAAGAAACATCTTTAGATGTAGAAATACAATCCTTACAAAATGTGTATTCAAATCCTAATAGAGATCCAAGGTTTCATACTGCATCAGTTGTATATGTTTGTAAAGCATATGGAGAGCCTAAGGCTTGCGATGATGCAAAAGAGATATTCATATATGATTTAGAGTCTTTGCCTCTTGATAAGTTAGTATTTGATCACAAAGATATAATTGAAGATTTTTTAAAGGATTTATAA
- a CDS encoding MarR family winged helix-turn-helix transcriptional regulator, which yields MNHALKNSIAYRFIRAANSVNKTLNNKLSPYDIAIEQRATLEIIKFEEDVNQTKIANLLGKDKTTISRSLNSLEKKGLISKSEITGDKRSNKVELTKEGEDILENTIDEVTSYRESLNAKLTKEEIESFFKILDKLEL from the coding sequence ATGAATCATGCTTTAAAAAATTCTATTGCTTATCGTTTTATTAGAGCAGCAAATAGTGTAAATAAAACATTAAACAATAAGTTAAGTCCTTACGATATTGCCATTGAGCAAAGAGCTACACTTGAAATAATAAAATTTGAAGAAGATGTAAATCAAACTAAAATTGCAAACCTTTTAGGAAAAGACAAAACTACAATTAGTCGTTCTTTGAATTCTTTAGAAAAAAAAGGTCTTATTTCTAAGTCTGAGATTACTGGTGATAAAAGAAGTAATAAAGTTGAACTTACAAAAGAGGGCGAAGATATCTTAGAGAACACTATTGATGAAGTTACATCGTATAGAGAGAGTTTAAATGCAAAACTAACAAAAGAAGAGATTGAATCTTTTTTTAAAATCCTTGATAAACTAGAACTGTAA
- a CDS encoding sensor histidine kinase, with amino-acid sequence MNIFFKSLIFFYFFTQLAYSQNDFEVSTSYYLTEKDLTLSQIKTVKDFKTSKGDNFGIIDSYCWLKIEIKNNTNLEQNRYFEFKIPFIDYIDLYNDNKVQKFGQLQNFNTNIKSLNNAAFKVFIKEKENKTIYLRLSSSFAIKTFMNNFSISEYESNLIFYKRIFDFVYGILISMVLYNFFIWLIIKEKSYFYYVSFHFLFILGIVSWTGFGFEYIWPTIPNINQYTYGILGNLIYAFNMLFLIHYLNIKKYLPKMLKYLKLFVYIPLIFAITSIFESYVTVYEVFSIISSFFSIAVTIYLMIVFKLKTAQYLFISKIFLLSGNISLVLSELGFIEGSFFIDNSYIWGVVFEVILMSFALSYKYKLLEYEKELEKTKRIETEELLINKQKLATLGEMLNNLVHQWRQPLSQINSVVYSIDSDYSSNKLTSTKLDDKLNNIESITNYLSHTLDDFRNFSLDNKKIDSFKIENLLHEVISIIKFSFNTNKISIKSDFKDRNIEVELNKNELVQVLMILLINAKDAIINSKTNDGKVFISVSNNNQLEIEISNNGGSIPPDIRKEIFEPYFTTKSSNEGTGLGLYIAKLIIEDRFNGSLTYSSLDCWSSFKVRI; translated from the coding sequence ATGAATATTTTTTTTAAATCATTAATATTTTTTTATTTTTTTACTCAACTAGCTTATTCCCAAAATGATTTTGAAGTAAGTACAAGTTATTACTTGACTGAAAAAGACTTGACTCTATCTCAAATAAAAACAGTAAAAGATTTCAAGACTTCAAAGGGTGATAACTTTGGAATAATTGATTCTTATTGTTGGTTAAAAATTGAAATTAAAAATAATACTAATTTAGAACAAAATAGATATTTTGAATTTAAAATACCTTTTATTGATTATATTGATTTATATAATGATAATAAAGTTCAAAAATTTGGACAACTACAAAATTTTAATACAAATATCAAATCTTTAAATAATGCTGCATTTAAAGTTTTTATTAAAGAAAAAGAGAATAAAACTATATATTTAAGACTATCTTCTTCTTTTGCTATTAAAACCTTTATGAATAACTTTTCTATTTCTGAATATGAATCAAACCTTATTTTTTATAAAAGAATATTTGATTTTGTATATGGAATATTAATATCTATGGTTTTATATAACTTTTTTATATGGTTAATAATTAAAGAAAAATCATATTTTTATTATGTATCTTTTCATTTCTTATTTATCTTAGGAATTGTTTCTTGGACAGGTTTTGGTTTTGAATATATTTGGCCTACTATACCAAATATTAATCAATATACATATGGAATATTAGGTAATTTAATCTATGCTTTTAATATGTTATTTCTTATTCATTATTTAAATATAAAAAAATATTTACCCAAAATGTTAAAGTACTTGAAACTTTTTGTATATATTCCTTTAATATTTGCTATAACTTCTATTTTTGAATCATATGTTACGGTCTATGAAGTTTTTTCTATTATCTCTTCTTTCTTTTCAATTGCTGTGACTATTTATTTAATGATTGTATTTAAATTAAAAACTGCTCAATATCTTTTTATTTCAAAAATATTTTTACTTAGTGGAAATATTTCATTAGTTCTATCTGAACTAGGATTTATTGAAGGATCTTTTTTTATTGATAATTCATATATTTGGGGTGTAGTTTTCGAAGTTATTCTTATGTCTTTTGCCTTATCTTATAAATATAAGTTACTTGAATATGAAAAAGAATTAGAAAAAACAAAAAGAATAGAAACAGAAGAACTGTTAATAAATAAACAAAAACTAGCTACTCTTGGTGAAATGCTTAATAATCTAGTTCACCAATGGAGACAACCTTTATCTCAAATCAATTCTGTTGTATATAGTATTGATAGTGATTATTCTAGTAATAAGTTAACCTCTACAAAATTAGATGATAAGCTAAATAATATTGAATCAATAACAAACTATTTATCTCATACTTTAGATGACTTTCGTAACTTCTCTCTTGATAACAAAAAAATTGATTCTTTCAAAATTGAGAATTTGCTTCATGAAGTTATCTCTATAATTAAGTTTTCTTTTAATACAAATAAAATCAGCATTAAAAGTGACTTTAAAGATAGAAATATAGAGGTAGAATTAAATAAAAATGAATTAGTACAAGTTCTTATGATTTTACTAATAAATGCTAAAGATGCAATTATTAATAGTAAAACTAATGATGGAAAAGTTTTTATTTCGGTATCTAATAATAATCAATTAGAAATAGAGATTTCAAATAACGGTGGATCAATACCTCCTGATATTCGTAAGGAAATATTTGAACCATATTTTACAACAAAAAGTTCAAATGAAGGAACAGGGTTAGGTCTTTATATTGCTAAATTAATTATAGAAGATAGATTTAATGGATCTTTAACTTATTCTTCACTTGATTGCTGGTCTAGTTTTAAAGTAAGAATATAA
- a CDS encoding response regulator transcription factor codes for MENENNYSILFIEDDIDIRQNYTNVLKKSFSNVYEAGNGLEAYELYLEKKPDIMIIDVDLPHMNGLDFLKKVRKNDLNTKAILLTSYSDKKTLLDASTLKLTDYLIKPVRRQDLNESLNNAIDELKNYKVISMRRFELNDNYYWSFLENEVYYVNKQINFTSKEKDLLALLFENAGNGKALTSYEEILYSLWDDYNEYTLSSLKTMMTNIRKKLPKNTIRNEYGIGYKIG; via the coding sequence ATGGAAAATGAAAATAACTATTCAATACTTTTTATTGAAGATGATATTGATATTAGACAAAACTATACTAATGTATTAAAAAAAAGTTTTTCAAATGTATATGAAGCTGGAAATGGTTTAGAAGCCTATGAATTATATTTGGAAAAGAAACCTGACATAATGATTATTGATGTTGATTTACCTCATATGAATGGACTAGATTTTCTAAAAAAAGTTAGAAAAAATGACCTAAATACAAAAGCGATATTATTAACTTCTTATAGTGATAAAAAAACTTTATTAGATGCCAGTACTTTAAAATTAACAGATTATTTAATAAAACCAGTAAGAAGACAAGATTTAAATGAATCACTAAATAATGCTATAGATGAACTTAAGAATTATAAAGTCATTTCAATGAGAAGATTTGAATTAAATGACAATTATTATTGGTCTTTTTTAGAGAATGAAGTTTATTATGTAAATAAACAAATTAACTTTACGTCAAAAGAAAAAGATTTATTAGCCCTTTTATTTGAAAATGCAGGTAATGGTAAGGCATTAACTTCATATGAAGAAATTTTATACTCTTTATGGGATGATTATAATGAATACACTTTATCATCATTAAAAACTATGATGACAAATATAAGAAAAAAATTGCCTAAAAATACAATAAGAAATGAATATGGAATAGGGTACAAAATAGGTTAA
- a CDS encoding sensor histidine kinase, whose amino-acid sequence MNKKLLLFIFLFISFTSSLFASFQVSYLNDSKKYKNINDVINKDFTSIPKKMTFGNKKDVWIKIRIENKTNKKIDNYSSINNIQIMENVHFYTILKNQVIKKNELFNKYKNYNVDHRIGNSLIYNNKINANQNLDVYIHITAKSHIYFDINNGTFSEITTKSSRTTTLLIFLVGALSALGIYYAFLYIFTPNSSYLYYTLFVFSLLFWSFYIYGGYAYHFDIFTVGGFSNTFVVLIPIFTIMFFKSIYKNYSEFYKYNLILNFLLSFLVLFLVLYILSQLDLIFYISIGKYGALIYLFTLIITVTISIIIYIKKLPYSGIFLLGYSANFIGTITSIGFFLGKTPYNIFTLHGNIIGGVIEAILFSILLTYKMRKVYKEKEDAINSSKIKNIKINILNETIDFISHQWRQPLSQINSSVFAIDNIANQNKLQIKKLDEELLYIESITSYMSSTIDDFRNLFSNNKKDEVFSLNSIITKTLSILKKVLINRNIELNLNIKEELMITGNKGDITQVLLIILNNAKDVLEERQILSPKINISLIKEDNKANLIICDNAGGISPKNEEKIFTANYSTKDNDKNSGLGLYIAKTLIENKMMGELSVSNDNQGACFCIKMQVVQ is encoded by the coding sequence ATGAACAAAAAATTATTGCTATTTATCTTTTTATTTATAAGTTTCACTTCATCTCTTTTTGCAAGCTTCCAAGTTTCATATTTAAATGATTCAAAAAAATACAAAAATATAAATGATGTTATAAATAAAGACTTTACTAGTATTCCAAAAAAAATGACTTTTGGAAATAAAAAAGATGTATGGATTAAAATAAGAATAGAAAATAAGACTAATAAAAAAATAGATAACTATTCATCAATAAACAATATTCAAATAATGGAAAATGTACATTTTTATACTATTTTAAAAAATCAAGTTATTAAAAAAAATGAATTGTTCAATAAATATAAGAATTATAATGTAGACCATAGAATTGGTAATTCACTTATATATAATAATAAAATCAATGCAAATCAAAATCTTGATGTATATATTCATATTACAGCAAAAAGTCATATTTATTTTGATATAAATAATGGTACATTTAGTGAAATTACAACAAAATCATCGAGAACCACTACTTTACTTATTTTCTTAGTAGGAGCGTTATCTGCACTAGGTATATACTATGCATTCTTATATATTTTCACTCCTAATTCATCATATTTATATTATACGCTCTTCGTTTTTTCTTTATTATTTTGGAGCTTTTACATATATGGTGGGTATGCTTACCACTTTGATATTTTTACAGTAGGTGGATTTTCAAATACATTTGTAGTATTAATTCCAATTTTCACGATAATGTTTTTTAAATCAATATATAAAAACTATTCAGAATTTTATAAATATAATCTTATATTGAATTTTTTGCTTTCATTTTTAGTTCTATTTTTAGTACTGTATATATTAAGTCAATTAGATTTAATTTTTTATATTTCAATTGGTAAATATGGCGCTCTAATATATTTATTTACTCTTATTATTACTGTGACTATTTCAATAATTATATATATCAAAAAACTTCCATATAGTGGTATTTTTCTTTTGGGATATAGTGCTAACTTCATAGGAACAATTACATCAATTGGCTTTTTTCTAGGAAAAACACCTTATAATATTTTTACTTTGCATGGGAATATAATAGGTGGAGTAATTGAAGCAATACTATTTTCTATACTTTTAACTTATAAAATGAGAAAAGTCTATAAAGAAAAAGAGGATGCAATTAATTCAAGTAAAATAAAGAATATTAAAATAAATATTCTTAATGAAACTATTGATTTTATATCACATCAATGGAGACAACCATTATCCCAAATTAATTCATCAGTTTTTGCTATAGATAATATTGCAAATCAAAATAAACTTCAAATAAAAAAACTTGATGAAGAACTATTATATATAGAAAGTATTACAAGTTACATGTCATCAACAATTGATGATTTTAGAAATTTGTTTTCAAATAATAAAAAAGATGAAGTGTTTTCATTAAACTCTATTATTACAAAAACCCTAAGTATTCTTAAAAAAGTACTTATTAATAGAAATATTGAACTAAATCTTAATATAAAAGAAGAGTTAATGATTACAGGAAATAAAGGTGATATAACACAAGTACTTTTAATAATTTTAAATAATGCGAAAGACGTACTAGAAGAAAGACAAATACTTAGCCCTAAAATAAATATTTCATTAATAAAAGAAGATAATAAAGCTAATTTAATTATATGCGATAATGCAGGAGGAATATCTCCTAAAAATGAAGAAAAAATATTTACTGCAAACTACTCAACAAAAGATAATGATAAAAATTCTGGATTAGGATTATATATTGCAAAAACACTTATTGAAAATAAGATGATGGGAGAGCTAAGTGTTTCCAATGATAATCAAGGTGCTTGTTTTTGTATTAAAATGCAAGTAGTTCAATAA
- a CDS encoding helix-turn-helix domain-containing protein: protein MHNYKFFNKLSKESQDILLSSARKTTIPKNTQLFHQGDRCQDILFLTKGTVRVYRQHESGKEITLYYLQPFEQCNVNLSGGLSNILAIGSAITEDEVEGYYIDSNIIKEIFFKEESFRYYVLELFASRLDSMANLIEDLRFKNIDERLLEWLELQNQKVITTTHDIIASHLGTSREIISRILKNFEEKGILKLSRGKIELL, encoded by the coding sequence ATTCACAATTATAAATTTTTTAATAAACTATCAAAAGAATCACAAGATATTTTATTATCATCTGCAAGAAAAACTACAATACCAAAAAATACTCAACTTTTTCATCAAGGTGATAGATGTCAAGATATACTTTTTTTGACAAAAGGAACTGTTCGTGTTTATCGTCAACATGAATCAGGGAAAGAAATAACTCTTTATTATTTACAACCATTTGAACAATGTAATGTTAATCTAAGCGGTGGATTAAGTAATATTCTAGCAATTGGGTCTGCTATAACAGAAGATGAAGTAGAAGGCTATTATATTGACTCAAATATTATAAAAGAGATATTTTTCAAAGAAGAGTCTTTTAGATACTATGTACTTGAATTGTTTGCAAGTAGATTAGATAGTATGGCTAATTTAATAGAAGACTTAAGATTCAAAAATATTGATGAAAGACTACTTGAATGGCTTGAATTACAAAACCAAAAAGTTATCACTACTACTCATGATATTATAGCTTCACATCTAGGTACTTCTCGAGAAATAATAAGTAGAATCCTAAAAAACTTTGAAGAAAAAGGTATTCTAAAACTAAGTCGTGGAAAAATAGAGTTACTATAA
- a CDS encoding YHS domain-containing (seleno)protein, whose product MKNIKAAIAVFIMFISSMAFASETYSTPVLRGYDAVSYHTIGRPVMGNGSHVSQYNGEVYLFITEENKNLFDNNPEKYAPAYGGWCAFGVTAGKKFHGDPLVWEIVDGKLYVNLNNKVKGLWLQDIPGYIKKADIKWEEIKNKPISSL is encoded by the coding sequence ATGAAAAATATTAAAGCAGCAATAGCAGTATTTATAATGTTTATATCTTCAATGGCATTTGCTAGTGAAACATATTCTACACCTGTATTAAGAGGTTATGATGCGGTTAGTTACCATACAATTGGAAGACCTGTAATGGGTAATGGAAGTCATGTATCTCAATACAATGGTGAGGTTTACCTTTTTATTACAGAAGAAAATAAAAATTTATTTGATAATAATCCAGAAAAATATGCTCCTGCTTACGGTGGTTGGTGTGCATTTGGTGTAACTGCTGGTAAAAAGTTCCACGGTGATCCATTAGTTTGGGAAATTGTTGATGGGAAACTTTATGTGAATCTTAACAATAAAGTAAAAGGTTTATGGTTACAAGATATTCCAGGATATATCAAAAAAGCTGATATTAAATGGGAAGAAATTAAAAACAAACCTATAAGTTCGTTATAA
- the pyrF gene encoding orotidine-5'-phosphate decarboxylase yields the protein MSNDMKLCVSLDLPTAKQNLEIVKEIKDFDVWLKVGFRSYIRDGKEFLEEIKAINPNFKIFLDLKLYDIPNTMADAAEEIANFGLVDMFNVHASAGVKAMTTVMDRIKDIPNKPLVLAVTALTSFDNDAFKAVYNEDIASKATQFAKDTHESGIDGVVCSAFESLDIKNNTSEEFITLCPGIRPFGEDAGDQKRVADIPFSKENKVDFIVVGRPIYKADNPKEVVEKILKNI from the coding sequence ATGAGTAATGATATGAAGTTATGTGTATCTTTAGATTTACCAACTGCTAAACAGAATTTAGAAATCGTTAAAGAAATTAAAGATTTTGATGTTTGGTTAAAAGTAGGATTTAGATCATATATTAGAGATGGAAAAGAATTTTTAGAAGAGATTAAAGCTATTAATCCTAACTTTAAAATCTTTTTAGATCTAAAGTTATATGATATTCCTAATACTATGGCAGATGCAGCAGAAGAAATTGCTAACTTTGGATTAGTAGATATGTTTAATGTTCATGCAAGTGCTGGTGTAAAAGCTATGACTACTGTTATGGATAGAATTAAAGATATTCCTAATAAGCCTTTAGTATTAGCAGTTACTGCACTTACATCATTTGATAATGATGCATTTAAAGCAGTATATAATGAAGATATAGCTTCTAAAGCAACTCAATTTGCAAAAGATACACATGAGTCAGGAATTGATGGTGTTGTATGTTCTGCCTTTGAGAGTTTAGATATTAAAAATAACACTTCAGAAGAGTTTATTACTCTTTGTCCTGGTATTAGACCTTTTGGTGAAGATGCAGGGGATCAAAAAAGAGTAGCTGATATTCCTTTCTCAAAAGAGAATAAAGTTGACTTTATAGTTGTAGGTCGTCCTATATATAAAGCGGATAATCCAAAAGAAGTAGTTGAAAAAATACTAAAAAACATCTAA
- the nusB gene encoding transcription antitermination factor NusB, which translates to MATRTQARESVIGLLYAYDLGNEGIAKFVDDILEDKKIRNKQKDFALKLFNGTVDNIEKIDEELISHLKQGGITDIGSVEKSILRLAIFEIFVEGVEKAIVINEAIELSKKLASDGAPKFINGLLDKVKKA; encoded by the coding sequence TTGGCAACTAGAACACAAGCTAGAGAATCAGTAATTGGTTTATTATATGCTTACGATTTAGGTAATGAAGGTATCGCTAAATTTGTTGATGATATTTTAGAAGATAAAAAAATCAGAAACAAACAAAAAGACTTTGCTTTAAAATTATTTAATGGTACAGTTGACAACATTGAAAAAATTGATGAAGAATTAATTTCTCACTTAAAACAAGGTGGAATTACTGATATTGGTTCTGTTGAAAAATCAATTTTAAGACTTGCTATTTTTGAAATCTTCGTTGAAGGTGTAGAAAAAGCAATCGTTATTAATGAAGCAATTGAATTATCTAAAAAATTAGCAAGTGATGGTGCTCCTAAATTTATTAATGGTCTATTAGACAAAGTAAAAAAGGCTTAG
- the ribH gene encoding 6,7-dimethyl-8-ribityllumazine synthase: MNIIEGNLRLQGNEKVAVINGRFNHIVTDRLVEGAEDAFKRHGGNTENLDLILVPGAFEIPFALEKALASGKYDAVCCVGAVIRGATPHFDYISAEATKGIATVALKYGKPVANGVLTTDTIEQSIERAGSKVGNKGAEAMVTIIEMLDLYKAMEK, encoded by the coding sequence ATGAACATTATTGAAGGTAATTTAAGATTACAAGGTAACGAAAAAGTTGCTGTTATCAATGGAAGATTCAACCATATCGTAACTGATAGATTAGTTGAAGGTGCAGAAGATGCATTCAAAAGACATGGTGGAAATACTGAGAACTTAGATCTAATTTTAGTTCCTGGTGCATTTGAAATTCCATTCGCATTAGAAAAAGCATTAGCTTCTGGTAAGTATGATGCAGTTTGTTGTGTAGGTGCAGTAATTAGAGGGGCAACTCCTCATTTTGATTACATTTCAGCTGAAGCTACAAAAGGTATCGCAACTGTTGCTTTAAAATATGGTAAACCAGTGGCAAACGGTGTTTTAACTACTGATACTATTGAGCAATCAATTGAAAGAGCTGGATCAAAAGTAGGTAACAAAGGTGCAGAAGCAATGGTTACTATTATTGAGATGTTAGACTTATATAAAGCGATGGAGAAGTAA